The following proteins are co-located in the Portunus trituberculatus isolate SZX2019 chromosome 16, ASM1759143v1, whole genome shotgun sequence genome:
- the LOC123504628 gene encoding histone H2A-beta, sperm-like produces the protein MPCNGHVKRKRTLSERAGLQFPVARVQRYLRSGYFAPRVSATASVFMSAILEYLCAEVLEMAGKETMKHKRVRITPRHIFLSVQKDQDLSELFESVTISRGGYVPDIEDYISPKTASWHRTL, from the coding sequence ATGCCTTGCAATGGACACGTCAAAAGGAAACGCACACTTTCGGAACGAGCTGGTCTACAGTTCCCCGTGGCCCGTGTTCAGCGGTACCTCAGGAGCGGCTACTTTGCACCTCGCGTCAGTGCCACAGCCTCTGTCTTCATGTCAGCAATACTGGAGTACCTATGTGCCGAGGTACTGGAAATGGCAGGCAAGGAAACGATGAAGCACAAGAGGGTGCGCATTACCCCGCGGCACATCTTCCTATCAGTGCAGAAGGATCAAGACTTGAGTGAATTATTCGAGTCTGTCACCATCTCCAGGGGTGGATATGTACCCGATATCGAGGATTACATCTCTCCAAAAACAGCGTCCTGGCACAGGACTCTATAA